Genomic window (Syngnathus typhle isolate RoL2023-S1 ecotype Sweden linkage group LG4, RoL_Styp_1.0, whole genome shotgun sequence):
CGCAACAGCTCAATGTTGCCCTTTGAAAATGAGTCAATCATTTTCCAGGTTTTCCAGAACGCGCCGATTGTTCAACGAACGGATCAATACCGAGTCGGCAATGATTATACATCAAATAAGCGAAAACCTGCCTGGAACAATATAGTCGTTGCACTTGACACAGCTATTAAGGGATTTCATTTACTTGCAGCCATGCTTGAGAATGGCAAAAGCATGTTGCCCTGACTGATGTGTGGTTTCGAGTGTATGCAGCAAGGGCACGCGGGTCACGGCGATCCCGAGCACAGTGAGGCTGAGTAAGTGTAAAAAGCTCCACTCCATTCTCTATTCCCATGGAGGCCCTAAGACTGACCAAGCAGACACAGGAACGATTGAGACAAATGGGACAAGCACGTCAGACTGTTATTTCACTCTCTGGCCATGTTGCTGCGTTTTGTTCGTTTTCACGGGGCCCGGGCTACAGTGAGGCGTGCGTGGCTGTGCGTGCCGAGTGTGTCGGTTTAAGCTGTCAGAGGAATGGTCAGTGAACAGAGAAAATGGCAGCTTCTCTTTTACACATGATTGGACTCGAATGGTTCATTCAAAGGGAAATGGTACACCTTCACCGACTCTATAGGGTATCGTACACCCGTTTGTTCTTTCGTGTCTGCATGAGCGCATTTAAAATTGGATTAAATCTTGAGAGAAAAATGGATAGATATTCTACCAAGGGAAGCATTGTTTATTCTTTTTGGAAAAGTGTCAAAGTAAGCAAACGAGCCGAAACAGGAAGGCTTGGCAAAggataaaagacaaagaaattGAGGTTAGCGGATAGAAACCACAGTGTTGGGTGGGAAAGCAgagcaaataaatacataaggggagggagggggaaaaagCAAAGTTAAAGGGAAAAAAGGGGTAAGAGCACTAAATAATTAGACGACATTGATTGATTGGTGAGCCATTGTAAGTGATCAAATCTAATTAGTGGGAGATAAAAGACAAATTATTCAGTCGGTTTAAGTGAAACGAAAGCCGGCGGGGTCTACTGTCTTCCGAGTGGCCTTAGAGAAGGCCGGCCCAAATGAGTTCACACCGATTTATCGATGTTGCTGATGAAGGAAAACATAAAGGAAAACAGTTTATCAATCCTTGATGAAACCCCGATTGTTCGCAAGAATAATTACTTACGAGTACAAGGCATCCAATTACGTCAAAGAGATGTGTTTACAAGTGCGCATTGTAGATAGTCAGTCATTACACAATGAACACCATCATTATGTAATGACTTTAGTATAGTCCATAAATTTATTAAATAGGGGCTGCAGCTGTTTTTGAAAACCGTCCAAGCCGTTCGGTCAGTCTTGCTTGGGTCGGACCACATGTCCAGGCTTTTGTAATCCTAAAGAATACAAAATGAGTTGACAAACTTTACCACAAAGTGACTTGAAAATGCAAAtaatttctgttaaaaaaatacgatgggtcttttttttatttatttatttatttatttatttatttatttatttatttatttatttatttatttatttatttatttttttatttttttatttatttatttatttatttatttatttatttatttatttatttatttatttatttatttatttatttatttatttatttataaatactaCATCAAGTAAATTGTCTTTTTGAAGAATACTTAAAATTGTGACAATATTTTTCTGTGATGATAAATGGCTACTTTGGCCACATCTAAGGTGGCATATCTTGAAGCAACGATATTTGTGCTAGCATTATTGAACTGCTTTTGAAGGAGCGCATCTATCCTTTGTAATAATGTGTGCCATTTCATTTTTGAAACTAAATTACCTTTTAAgtatatgaaaagaaaaaacacttaaGGGATAAACAGAACTGAGCTTTCGAAGTtggtcaacaaagcccgtcgtGATTATCTCGAGAATCAACTCAGATGgaaataataaaatgcaaacCTCCTGAGAGTGAATACCCTTCAACTCATTCTTCTTCTCATTCATGCCTCATAAACACATACATAAAAAACATATTCAAGGCTTTTTTCGTGTTCCATGAGAAAAATCAAAGGAGGGGCTAAATCGAATCCTGCATGAAACAAAAGTCTCACCTTAATAAGCAATCTTTTAATAATACTCTGTTTACCAGACAtgacaaaacacatttgtataATCCGTTTTAACTCCATTGCATGCAATCACAGGATAAATAATGAATCGCACAGCTTGATCACATCTTCAACAATTTTAAGACTGTGTTTGCACTGCCAGAAGCAAAACACAGTAGATCCTTTTCTGAACATTTTCATGTTCTTAATCAATCTTTTTTTATCGTACGAAAACCAAATTTCCACTCTCAAATTCTTTTCAGCAGAACAGGAAAATACTGCATTATTGATCGACAATAGTTACTTTGATCCATTATCATAAAAACATAGTGTGTCTTTTgacaaatgtgtattttatgCAAATCCTGTAAGAAGGGTGAGCAAAACTGAGTTCAAATGAGTAAGCTCGGAGCTTTAAGACCTGATTTCTCCAGAAATCCTCTAGCAGACCGGGTAATTGTGTGCATGGAAGTGGACCACTAACACGACACCTTAGATGGTGGGAAGAGGacacatttgtgtgtttttcaaaAACGTTTTCCGCGTCGGCATGAAGCATCGAGAATGAGACTTACAGCCATACGTTTGTGTATTTGATTCAAaagtaaggattttttttttatccttatgAGCACAAAGTTGATTTTGTTCAATTGGAATCCAAGAATCCACCAGTCAGAGGAAATAGTCTGTTCCAAACTGGAGCAGCAACACAACGcatcgtgtgtctgtgtgtgtgtacttagCAACACAATCCACATCTGTGGCAGTTTAGCCCCAGGGGTGAATGAAAATGGTTGCTTCTGGCATAGATGTTGACTTAAACACACTTGAAATATCAAACACATCAGTCAAACACTATAAGTAAACATTGACATACTGTACCGAGTGACATATTCAACCATTTGGTTCCAAATAACGGGGCTGCTGATAAATTGAGAGCAGTGTAAGATTAATGCTgtcgaagggaaaaaaaaacaactgctgCAAATGCTTAATTGTCGGACTGCCCTTGTGAAAAACGTAGTCACGGGCAAAGCATGTAGATGCTACTAATCATTCTGCACTTCCTCGTCAATACTAGGTGCGTCTTTGGCGTTAACTTAAGTCTTGAGTCAGCACTGACCTTGCTTTTCCCCTCATTTGGACCTTTGCTAACTCAGCCCAAAAGACAAAGATGCTTTAGAACTAACTTGTCAACTTCAACATGCATTGAGGAACCATGGATGAAATTAGAATGATAAAGTTTGGTACCGGGATGTTTCCATCCTCAATCTACTTTCTagaccataggtgtcaaactcaaggcccgggggccagatacggcccgcaacatcatttgatgtggcccgacTTTgagtcattactaaaattaaaaaatattaccaTGCcgccttttaaaatatttaaacaaatTTTACAAGTCTCTAAtttcaaaactaattattcatcaatttgttgtgGAGCCTATACTGGATGTATATAAAAGACGTTGACAGTCATATTGGCCCCCCAAGGGAAACTataatgcggcccgtgacaaaaatgagtacgACACCATTGTTCTAGACTTTCTATAACAATTaaaattagaagaaaaaaaacacccacgATACATTCCAAGAACTtaacaagaaagaaagaattatTTTTCTTGGAATTGACGTTCTTAGAACCATTCtggaataaaattgttttttatcTCTCTTGCTCTTCAAAGGCCAGAACCAAGGCCAGAACTACGAGCGTAAGCGTGTTGTATCAATACATAGAAGGCTTCACGTGTATTACCATCAACCTTGACTCCTTTTTGCCCTATTCTATAAACGCACAGCATGTCGTAGTTCAGTTCAAGTTAACCTATTCTCGATTTGTATCGGGTCAGCAATCGCGTCGACAGAGACTTGGTTAAACTTCAGCTCTCTCCAAGAGGGTTCAAGCGGCGATGCTTTGCTCAACATGTCTTCCACTCTGATTCTTGCAAGTGCATCCACAATGCATTTTATAATCCTTCAAACCAGCTTTGACAATAAGCAGAAAGCTCATAAAAAGAAACAATCCAGTATAATCTCGGATTCTAAAGAACAGTTAAGAAAACTCTTTAATCCAATAATACTCCCAAAAGATTGATATTTAAGGTCGCCTGCCATAggctgcttttctttctttggatCGTAATCATCTCCCAGCCCCGCACGCCAACGCTACCACTTACGCCTCTCCACCTGCGAGTACACGAACTCAAGATGTCAGTATGACACATTTCCGGCAATGTGTGTGAGGGAGCTGTTTTTGCTTACCAATCTGGACAGGGAAGGAAGGAGAGTGGtgcaaaggaagaaagaaaaaaggcatAGCACTCCATGAGTTCCATTCATCATCGACTCGGTGTTGAGAGCATATAAATAGCAAGATCTGCTCAGAGTTAACATCGAGTCGGCGCTGCTTCCGCGGTACTTTATTCATTAGGACTGCGCGCAGGGATCAATATGGCAGACGTATACACTGTACTGTTGACGAGATAATCCCATCATTATGAATTTGGCTCGGGTCGTCAGTAACGTGATCTATCGCGACGGTTATCAGCAATGACAAGTGCGGGGAGAGGGAAAGGAAAAAGGTTGAAACGAGAGagcttgtttttgtatttgcttttttttttttttagctcagaGCAAAAGACATGTTGCGTTCCGAAATATAGAAAAATATGAGCATATGACGAAAGTAACAGACTTCTCTCTCAGGCGACCCCGGTTTGGGCCCAATTGAGTGAATCGGTGTGACGCAAGAGAGAACGACGTGACATATAGCGCATTTTCATACTCCATTAGCATTTGCCATCATTGCTTCAACCCTAAAGAGcagaacaagaaaaaaatatttgtcattttccgCCGAGCCGCCGTGCTTACTGAGCCTTTTGTTTTGGCAATACTGCATCGGTGTGCTTACTCAGGCCGCTTTTGTTGCCATAAACATTTAACAGTCACCACAAAGCGCGGTGGCTGTCATTTGctttcagacacacacacagggggtTTAAACGTGGGAGTCACGTTTCAAACTGGCCTCCGCAACAGCAGACGGCAAAAACAGTCGTGTTACTGCCGTGCAAAGACGAAAAAATACACTGGCCGTATTTCAAAAGTCTTTTAAATGGCATCGTTAATTGCAACTTCAAGCAAACGTGATTAAGACGAATGGCTTCACGTGGGCGAAAACATCTGTTTCACAGCCATTTGTTTCGAGATGTACTTTGTTGAAATTAGAGCAAATGAGATGGGTTTCATGGTACAGTATATCCattcaatcaattaatcacATTAGCCATGTAGCCGGAGAAGTGCTTAGCAGTAAAAGACAAGGACAAGGACGGCGAGCGGGATAAATCATTTGCCTTCAACTAATGAGAGAGAAGGTGAGAAGAGATCCACATCATTCTTTCTTGGAGCTGCATGCTGTTTCCATAGCACATATCTAGAGGGCAGAACGTAGCTCTCTCACATTGGAGTCGTGCCAAAGCACAGCGGAGTCAGATtcactttgtttgactttgaaagtgTTTGATTTAGCTACTGCAGGTTCAAACGGTTCATCGTATGCATGTTGGGCCCTTCGTGTGCCGgagacctttttgtacaattatgTTTGGGTTTTGAGAAATCTCCGAAGGAGGGAGCAGGGGAGCAATGACGCAGCAGGGAATTTATAGAGTGACACGTGAATGATTTAGTGGCAAATAATAAGTCATCCTGCATTATTTGGAGGCATTTTGGATTCAGAAAAAGAGGATCTCAATTGGAGTTTTGAGCAGCATAACAAAGGGGCGGAGCTACAGGGTGGCAACGCCTGTGGCTACCTAGGGGAAAATTTTGATATGTGATATTTCTGCCATCTTCCCATGGATGCAGTAGCCTATTCTTAGACCCCTTGacattccatttttttaaacatattcatttattatttaacaACGTTAATCTGAGCGCAAACTCTAAAATAATCCGTTTCAAGTAACCAAGTATGCAACCACGGCCACCCCTTGTTGAGGAGTTGTTCCACTCTGACCACCCCGATGAAAAATTTCTGGCAACGCCTCAGAGCACAACAAACGATTCTTCCACCATGTGAAAGAAAACGACGCAAAATTGTTTTTTAGTACATCAGGCAGGAGGCGACATCATGAATTGTGTCTGAAGCCGGACGTGATTAATAAGCTGCTGTTCTCCGGAAAAAAACATCCGTAAAAGTTGCACCCTCTGCGAATTCTTCAAGCCACATACAAGAAGTACCTCGGAAAGGCCATTCCAATTAAAGGAAACGGCAAGCTCGGGCCTTCAGCATACCACTTCTCGCAATATCACCTGTGCGATTGTGTATGTTGCGTGTCAACACACCTGGCAGCACAATTCCAGATTCCTGTTTTGTTCTCGTGATTTATGTGACCTTTGTTGGCGCTATTGACTTCTTGGCTGACTTGCTGGAGCAAAATGCCAGGTACGCAAGGGTAAATGCCTCGGGTCTCCCGGGGatataaacattttatttggtcACGATCATCTATTTTTTGGGATGAAATTGCAGAAGCAGCGAAGGCTACGGGTTGTTTTgtattaaataataaaacaaagtggAAAAATCAGCAGCTAAAAATACAAGGCCACAGCTGGTCTACACACGATGCAGCAAAAATAGGAAAACAATATCACGCTGTCTTTGGAGGTAGCAGTTCAAGAAAATTCAAATCACACTCACATGAAATCCAAAAAGACCATGCGGCGCTGACTTCAAACTCTGCCGTTGATATATGAGACAGCTTAACCCTGAAAATCTACTTCCCTTCCTCCTTGGACACGCTGCCAATGCAGTTATTATCATGACCATGTCATTTCCAATAGTCTGCTTCCTTTTGAACCCCAGCTAATTGCTTGAAGGTATCCGGCCCGTTTGTGGATCACACAGGCTAACTTGTGTTCTCATGTCCTGCCTGTTTCTTGTTACTCGTAAAACACAACGTGCCTTTTGTTCTCAACCTTTGCCAGATCAGGAGGTCTTTCACTTTGATGAAATTACTAAATGAATGCATGGAAAGACTCGCATGCACGCTAAACAATCATTGATcatgttttatttaaataaccACGAGCCTCTGGGTTGCAGGAATTATGTGAAACATCTTTTAGTCAAAGTACCACAGCGTGTGAAACATATCAAACCAAAAGTGACAACGTACTAGAGTAATTATCGATCAATTTTGAGCGAATGATATGACAAAATACTTTATAGAGTAATTAAATTACAGTTAATATTTGCATGACTTATTCTAGTGCTTGAGTTTGCAGAAAATCAACTCACGTTTACATCACACCGGATTcctttttttgcattgattGAATTTCTGTGAGCTTGCAAACATTTATGGATACAGGCACGAGTTCAAGGCAATATGGAATATGTATAAATATAAAGCAGAtcagtgatttatttttttgaaagcgcagaagaaaaaaaaacagcgagtTAATTCAAAGACTAACAATATGTCCTAGCTCTTTCCCACAGCCGCTCTTCGAGTAGCCACCTAATTTACACTGAAAACAAGCTTGTCTGCTAGTGTGACTAAAATAACAACCAGGATTAGGAAtagaacaaacaaaacatgaagtgggaaaaaaaacacattaagcttgttttgtttatttaacatGGAGATAATTTATCGTCAAAGTAGCTGTGATGAGTTTCTGAATATCAAGAAAGCCTATTTTAGCAGAATATAGCCGTGTTGTTCTGAGCAAGCCAACTGTGGGAGTACACACGTGACTTTGAAACAAGTCAAGTCTGTTCTAAAAGTACACTTGGTTTTCTCAGGTAACCCACCCCTTTTCCCCCAATTATATTTTATCCCATCCCACCGGAGGCTCCAGAGGAGAGCGGCTATCTTAAGAtgaagtgtgtgggggggtggggaggggggagagaaaaattaaataaagagtGTTTTTCTAATCCATTGCCTCAGTGGTCTCTCAAGTGTGGGAGCAATTTCACTATAATATATGGCAGAGGATGTGATAAGACGCAGTCCTGTTATGCACGTCGGTGTGTTTGCGTGCTTGAGTGTGTGTGCCTTTCTCACAGGAAGGGTGTTTCAAGGTTTGGACAAATGCAAGATTGTCACGCTCACAAAAAGAGAAGAAGCTCTAGCTCCAAAGGACTAAATCCTATGCCTGGAATACACAATGAAAttacacccacccacccacacacataaATCTGCTGGAATTATGCAAACGGAGAGCATTCCTGAAAGAATTCATTTTAAACATCCACTCTAGCAACATTGTTGATATGCATACGCACACCCCTAACAAATCAAAGAGGGCTAAACAATACAGACAAATCCATGCGGTTCAAATTATTACATTatcacagtcttttttttttaaaagggttAAGGCTTGAAAAAAGTTTAACCATTCTCAGATTTTAAACGTTATTTGCAAATCATGCATTGATGAGATGCTGGTGGTTTGACCCAACAAGTAGACACTTCCCAAATTGAAGGGCATCATAAGCCTTTGAACAACTTCCTGGAACTCACATTAGAATGCTGCCACCTAAAGGCAACGTTTACTGCCTCGAGTGTGGCATCTGTTACAGTCTCCCGTTTGGCCTTGGTACCACCTGCACCACATTTCCATAAAATTCCAGTCTCTCGTGTCGGGGCAAATGTCTGtacaattaaaatgacaatttattCAAACAACCAATGTGATCATTTCAACACTTCTACAAGCTTGGAGACAATGAGAGCCATTTCCCTAAAGAGTTAGAAAGCGCTGCTAGTTAACAATGAGAAATAAAATCCACACCTGTTTTGGGCATCGGGCACAGGGCACGCTTTTGAGTCACAACAAACCGTCTGAGCATTGAGGAATTTCACAACAGATTGGTTTTAACCTTCATCCTGCACTAAGTAATTCCCTTCAAGGCCTTAAGCAGTATTAAGCATCATTACCGTGCATATCATTCATCTACTTATCCCAAGAATTCTTCTTGCAAATAAAATGAAGCTCTCCATAGGGTTTGTCGCTGCCCGGTTGTGACAATGATAAGGCCAGCCAAGCTCTGCTGATACATTTGTATTGTTAGTCTCTGCTAGCAGAAAGACCGAGCAGTGCCTTAAGCAGATTTAAAACATCACGAGCGAGACCAAGAGCAGTGTTGCGAGTGCTGCAGGAAGCTTGCAGGGTGACGGTCGGCATGCAGAACCCGGCCGGCCCTACTAAGTCGCTGAATGAGCAGGCGCTAAGCTCTTCCACTTCATAAATTTATTTCTCCTTCACCGGCAACTGTAGTGACAGATGGCCTGTGAGGCCTGAGGATCGATGAAAGAggaatcttgtctttgtttcctgaCATCTTTCTCCATTGCCACTTTGCTCGGACTCGGGTTACATAGTGTCCACATGAAGGGAGAACGGTGGCAGGGTGGAGATGAAAATGATATGCTTCTTTCTGTACGGCCTCTGAAGAAACTTAATGCCTCAAGGCATCTCCTTCTACATTGGTTTCTCTTGAATAATACAATAGAGCACCCTACATAGCCCACACTTTCAGGGGACCCACTTAAAACAAGATACCAAGGAGTTCTTTGTTGCTgctccaactgtttttttttcttcttctgactTTCAAGACGAATGAGAAAGGAGTGTGTGAGCGTGCGAAAATCTACTGCAGTGTGCTATTTCATCATCGCCAAATTAGAAAAGAAATGGCCAGAAATGACCCTGTCCCTCTAATGAGGAAGTTCAACTAATGCTCTTTGTGCTGGCCTTTGCCCTTTGCAGTTGGCCCATAATAGAAGCATAATAGAAGTCCCCTGGTGGGAACACGTCACAATTGATCGCAGTCAACATCACAGGAATGTCCAGCTCATAGAAGGACTAACAAATGACAACAGACAGCTTCACTAAGAGACTAACAGCAGTGTTGAACTGgacaggaaagaaagaaaggcctAAATTCAATTTGCGCAAACAAAGGGCAACTTAGAACATTTCATGGGTAAATACTCTAAAATAGAGGTCATGCTATGCAAAGATAGAAACAACTTTCAACGAAAAACTATGATGATAATATGAGAGAAGAAAAAGGTGAAGAAAAAGACTTGATCCGTTCCAACTGACCATTGTCCAAGCACGACGTCTTAATCCCCGTCTGACACAACAGACTTTTAATGAGCTTAAGGCCAAAAGACTCAAGAGAATTTCACACTTTAGAGTCTTAGACCTACCTACTCCTCGCAAAGATGCTTAAAGTAGCTGTAAAAAATAGGTTCAATCTGCTAATCTCTTTATGTTTAATTCTAACAGTATTAATTCAAAGTCTTAACAACTTCCGTGGGTGGAAATTATAATACGAGTAGCAAATAGCAGTCAATTGAGTTTATTGCCTAGAATGACCAGATTCAGGATATTTCGAATTAGtttgctccatttctctaccaTATCTACCAAAACGGACTCCTTAAGGTTAGTCGAAAATTCTCAATTATCCATCACTGTGAACATGAGtaagaatggttgtttgtctttaaATGCGCTCCGGTGTCTCGCCCAAAGTCACTTGGGACCAACCCAATTACCCTCGACCCTAAACAGGACAAATTGTGTAGAAATATTGATATACAGCATATGGATGTATACACTGTCGGATAAGCATTTGTGAATTAGGATTATATGGCAAATGTCAAGATATTGTGTTAGATTTTGAGGGAATGTAGACTTGCGTCCTAAATCTGattgtagattaaaaaaaatgatttgcaaaGCCTGTTGTGACGCATTTCAAATGCAAATAATTTGTGAGGATGTCACTCGATCCGCTGCGAGAGCGGCCGAGAATATTTAATCCTTCTAATGCTCTCTTGTCCCCgtctatttcccccccccccctctgtagGCTATTGCCTCTCTGCCCTTGGTTTCTTTATCTTTCATTTTACGAGACAAGTCGTGTTGACAAGACCTGGATGCTTCATGAAGGTAGTCACGTGGGAGTGGGAATAACAGTGTGGGAGAGTAGGGCTATTGGCCTTACCTGTATGATGGACATGCGGTTAGTAGGTGTGTCTGTAGTGCTGGTGACTGGGCTTGTGAAGCTGGTGTGGCATCCCACGTGGCCTTGGGGCACGCTGAGGTTATTGGAAGTGGGCTTAAGGTACATGACCTCTGATCTTGGTGAGCTGAGTGGCAGGCGTGTCTGATAGTCAAAGTACATGGGAGAGGTGGCCAAGGAAGGACTGCTTACCACATTCATCACATTCATGGCATCCCGCTCCTCCACCTCGCTTTGCACCAGCATGATGTCGTTCTTGTTAATCTTCTTTTTCTTGCCTTTCCCCAGCTGTGGATGGGAATATTCTGCAATGCGACAGTTATAGGTTCGTATCTCCTTGTTTTCCCTCTTGCACTTGACCGCTATGGTGACCATGGCGGCCAGAAGCATGATTGATATGATGCTGAGAGTTACAATGAGAGGCAACGACATGTCCCAGTTCTGATTGTCGTCGACATGCAGCAGTCCGTCGGCTGGCTGTCCGTTGGAGGCCTTGATGAGAAGCCGGGCGGCAGTGGTAAGGGTTGGCTTGCCGTGGTCCGATACGCGGATAATCAGCTCGACGACGGGACTGACATTGTCCCAGAAAGGGTGGGCCGTTCGCACTTCGCCGGTCACCGGATCGATGTCAAAAAGATGCTCTTCGTTTCCGTCTGAAATCTCATAAGTGAGCCTCCCGCTCTCACCGTAGTCATTGTCCACCGCTCTAACCGTGGTGACAATGTAGCCGACGCCGACATTCCGTGGTACGTGGATTTCGGCCGTATCATTTTGGAGAAGGGGTAAAACGATGACCGGTATGTTGTCATTGACATCCAGAACACTGATGCGCACGGTCGTGTTGCTTTCCAGGTGGGGCGATCCAGCGTCACGGGCAAGAACCTTGAAATCGAAATATTTAATTTGCTCATAGTTGAACGACCTCACTGCATATATGGCTCCGTTGGCAGCGTTCACATTTACATACGTGTTGACATCGCCTCCACTCACGTTGGAGTTCATAATGCTGTAGTACACTGTGCCGTTCTGGCCTAGATCTGGATCATGAGCGAGAACCGAACCCAAGAACTCCCCCGGAATGTTGTTCTCTGGTATCTGGAGGAGGTAAACTGCCTTGGTGAAGCGGGGCACGTTGTCATTCTCATCCAGAATCTTTACAGTGAATGACTTGGTAGAGTTTAAGGGGGGGATCCCATTGTCTTTGGCCACAATGGTAACATTATATTCATCTTGGGTCTCTCTGTCCAACGGCCGGTCTGTCACCACAGTGTAAAAGTTATCATAGTTCTCCTCCAGTTTAAAAGGGACGTTTCCCAGAACTCTGCATTGAAGCTGCCCATTCCGGCCAGAGTCCTTATCTGTGACGCGAACCAGCGCAATGACAGTACCTGGAGGTGCTGCTTCACTGATGGCTCCCTGTCTTACGGAGACAAAGCCGATGGAGGGCCAGTTATCATTCCTGTCTAACACTTTAACCGTGACTTTACAATGGCCAGGGATCGGATTGGGTCCGAGGTCCTTTGCCTGGACGTCAATCTCAATAACTGGGCTCTCCTCGTAGTCTATTTCACCCTGAATCTTTATGACCCCTGTTCTGGAATCTATTGAGAACAGCTCTCGGATTCTCTCTGGGGCATAGCCACTAAAAGAATAGACGACTTGTCCATTGTTGCCCTCATCGGGATCCGTGGCGTTTAAATCGATCAGGACTTTACCAGGAGGGGAATTTTCGGGAATTTCCACAACGTAGGAGGGCTGGTCAAACACGGGGCTGTTGTCATTTGAATCAATAACTTTAACATTTATCTGCATGGTACCCGACCTGGGATATTCCCCACCGTCGGTGGCTGACAATATGAGAGTGTGATGGTTTCTTTCTTCCCGGTCCAGTGGTCTTTGAATAACCAATTCTGGGAACTTGGTTCCATCCCCACGGGATTTTACCTCCAAGGAAAAGAGATTGTAGTCGTCACGTGTTATCTGATAGGTTTTCAGACCGTTTTCCCCAGCATCTGGATCATGTGCACTGGTCAAAGGAAAGCGCGTACCTGGAACTGCATTTTCAGAAATGTCAATGTCTATCTGATCCGAAGGGAAAGCGGGCGAGTTGTCATTAATATCTTGGATGTCTATTTTAATCATGCAGATCTCCTTGTCATTGGCAAACACCTCCATGGAGAGCTGGCACTTGGGGTTCCTCTTACACAATGTTTCTCTGTCAATGCGTTGCTTCGTATAGAGTAGTCCACTCTGAGGGTCAACATCGATGAGATGCGGTGCCGAATTCTCCAACACCCTGAAGTTGGCTTTCTTTCCCTGCCCGCCCTGCCCAATCTGTTCCAGTCCAAGTCTGGCATCTTTGGCAATATTTCCAATCACTGTTCCCGGACCTTGTTCCTCTGGGACGGAGTAATTCAAGTTTTTCAATGTCAGGGCTCGAGCCCATaagaggaggaaaaagaaaatggaaagataCATCCCCGCTCTGTAGTCGTGGCAAAAAGCTGCAGTGTCTCTCTT
Coding sequences:
- the pcdh17 gene encoding protocadherin-17 isoform X3, translating into MYLSIFFFLLLWARALTLKNLNYSVPEEQGPGTVIGNIAKDARLGLEQIGQGGQGKKANFRVLENSAPHLIDVDPQSGLLYTKQRIDRETLCKRNPKCQLSMEVFANDKEICMIKIDIQDINDNSPAFPSDQIDIDISENAVPGTRFPLTSAHDPDAGENGLKTYQITRDDYNLFSLEVKSRGDGTKFPELVIQRPLDREERNHHTLILSATDGGEYPRSGTMQINVKVIDSNDNSPVFDQPSYVVEIPENSPPGKVLIDLNATDPDEGNNGQVVYSFSGYAPERIRELFSIDSRTGVIKIQGEIDYEESPVIEIDVQAKDLGPNPIPGHCKVTVKVLDRNDNWPSIGFVSVRQGAISEAAPPGTVIALVRVTDKDSGRNGQLQCRVLGNVPFKLEENYDNFYTVVTDRPLDRETQDEYNVTIVAKDNGIPPLNSTKSFTVKILDENDNVPRFTKAVYLLQIPENNIPGEFLGSVLAHDPDLGQNGTVYYSIMNSNVSGGDVNTYVNVNAANGAIYAVRSFNYEQIKYFDFKVLARDAGSPHLESNTTVRISVLDVNDNIPVIVLPLLQNDTAEIHVPRNVGVGYIVTTVRAVDNDYGESGRLTYEISDGNEEHLFDIDPVTGEVRTAHPFWDNVSPVVELIIRVSDHGKPTLTTAARLLIKASNGQPADGLLHVDDNQNWDMSLPLIVTLSIISIMLLAAMVTIAVKCKRENKEIRTYNCRIAEYSHPQLGKGKKKKINKNDIMLVQSEVEERDAMNVMNVTDSFPTEPNYMGSRQQFVQSSSTFKDPERASLRDSGHGDSDQADSDQDTNKGSCCDMSAKEALKLKATGVRPPPLEQDEDCLNCTEECRVLGHSDRCWMPQFPAGGNQAEGVDYRSNVFVPAGMESAPETETYETVNSNGKKTFCTFGKERRDHTILIANVKPYLKAKRALSPLLQEVPSASSSPVKGCSNPCSSVKSPADGAEGKPPLATCSGYYGPPDGQYLSPTKQNREQGGYPPLPPSDPVAKVLAEARSRISQESRGEMARVVEQVEPEVSRDGMDADQVVRDIDKLLQDCRGSEAAGTLRK
- the pcdh17 gene encoding protocadherin-17 isoform X4, producing MYLSIFFFLLLWARALTLKNLNYSVPEEQGPGTVIGNIAKDARLGLEQIGQGGQGKKANFRVLENSAPHLIDVDPQSGLLYTKQRIDRETLCKRNPKCQLSMEVFANDKEICMIKIDIQDINDNSPAFPSDQIDIDISENAVPGTRFPLTSAHDPDAGENGLKTYQITRDDYNLFSLEVKSRGDGTKFPELVIQRPLDREERNHHTLILSATDGGEYPRSGTMQINVKVIDSNDNSPVFDQPSYVVEIPENSPPGKVLIDLNATDPDEGNNGQVVYSFSGYAPERIRELFSIDSRTGVIKIQGEIDYEESPVIEIDVQAKDLGPNPIPGHCKVTVKVLDRNDNWPSIGFVSVRQGAISEAAPPGTVIALVRVTDKDSGRNGQLQCRVLGNVPFKLEENYDNFYTVVTDRPLDRETQDEYNVTIVAKDNGIPPLNSTKSFTVKILDENDNVPRFTKAVYLLQIPENNIPGEFLGSVLAHDPDLGQNGTVYYSIMNSNVSGGDVNTYVNVNAANGAIYAVRSFNYEQIKYFDFKVLARDAGSPHLESNTTVRISVLDVNDNIPVIVLPLLQNDTAEIHVPRNVGVGYIVTTVRAVDNDYGESGRLTYEISDGNEEHLFDIDPVTGEVRTAHPFWDNVSPVVELIIRVSDHGKPTLTTAARLLIKASNGQPADGLLHVDDNQNWDMSLPLIVTLSIISIMLLAAMVTIAVKCKRENKEIRTYNCRIAEYSHPQLGKGKKKKINKNDIMLVQSEVEERDAMNVMNVTDSFPTEPNYMGSRQQFVQSSTFKDPERASLRDSGHGDSDQADSDQDTNKGSCCDMSAKEALKLKATGVRPPPLEQDEDCLNCTEECRVLGHSDRCWMPQFPAGGNQAEGVDYRSNVFVPAGMESAPETETYETVNSNGKKTFCTFGKERRDHTILIANVKPYLKAKRALSPLLQEVPSASSSPVKGCSNPCSSVKSPADGAEGKPPLATCSGYYGPPDGQYLSPTKQNREQGGYPPLPPSDPVAKVLAEARSRISQESRGEMARVVEQVEPEVSRDGMDADQVVRDIDKLLQDCRGSEAAGTLRK